The genomic window AACGAGGGCGCGTCCGACGCGCCGCCGCCCGGCGAGCCCGGCCCGGCTCCCGGGGACGTCGGCGGGCTGGGCTGGGCCGGCCTCCGCGAGCGGTTCCGGTCGGTCGGGCTGCTGATCATCGACGACCTCGAGGGCCTGGAGCGGATCCCCCTGGCGTGCGAGGAACTGATCCACACGTTGGACGCCCTGGATGCGTCGGGCGGCTCGCTCGCGGCCGCCTGCCGGACGCCCCCCAACCAGTGGCCGCGCACGCACTGGCCGCCCCGGCTGGTGAACCGACTGGCGGGCGGCCTGGCCGTCCGCGTGGAGCCGCCCGGCCCGGCCCTGCTCCGCCGCTACGCGCTGGAGCGGGCCCGCGCCGGGGGCGTGGTCCTCGCCGCGGAGGCGGTCGAGTCCCTCGCCTCGTCGGCCGACGGCTACCGGACGCTCGACGGCTGGATCGCCCGCCTGGCGCTGGGGGCCCGCGCCGCGGGGCCTCGCGGCCGGACCAGCGCGCTGAAGCCCATGGACCTGGCCACGGTCTCCTCCATCCTCGAGGACGAGGCCGACCTCGCGACGGCCGGCTGGACCGTCGAGCGGATCGCCCGGTTCGTCGCGGCCCGGTTCGGGGTCAAGCTCTCCGCCCTCCGCGGCGCGGGGCGGTCCGCCGCGGTCGTCGAGGCGAGGCACCTCGCCATGCACCTGGCGCGGTCCCACACCGCCCTGAGCTTCGCCGCCATCGGGGCCTACTTCGGCGGCCGCGACCCCGCCACGGTCCGCCACGCCTGCAAGGCCGCCGCCGCCCGGATCGCCGCGGATCCCTCGATCGGGGCCCTCTCCGCCCCCCTGCCCCCGCCCCGGCCCCGTTCGCCGGAATGACGCCGACGCTCGGGGAAGCCCGCCCGCACCCCGGGGCTCTTCAGGAACGCTCCGCGGACCTGCTATAATCCACTCTTGTGAGCAATTCCCCGCGCACTCGGAAGGGCCGCGCCGATGCCGATCAACATCCGATGCCGCTGCGGCCGGTGCACCCCGGTGGAGTCCGTCGCGTCGGGCACGCGGCCGACGTGCCCCGCCTGCGGCCGCGTGCTCGTCGCCGCCCCCAGGGCCCCGGCGACGGCCCCGACCGCGGCCCCGGGCCCGATGCCGGCCGCGGGCCGTCCGACGCCGCCCCCCCCGTCGCCGCCACCGCTGCCCGCCGCTCCATCGCGCGAGGGGAAGCCGCGGCGGCTCGCGCCCGGTCGACGCGGGATCCTTGCGGCGGTGGGCGCCGTCGGCGGACTCGCCGCCCTGCTCGCGGTCGTGCTGATGTGGCGAGGGTCCGACGGGCGCGAGGCGGCCGCCGCGCCTCGGCTCGTCGCCGGCGCGGTCCCCGGCGTGCCGCCGTCCATCGGGCCGGCCCTTGAGCCGGCCCGGGCAGCCGCCGGCCCCGCGGGACGACCGGCGGCCGCCCCCGTCGCCGCCCCCGAGGCGCGGCCGCTCAGCACCCGGGAGATCGTCGAGCGGACGGAGGCCTCGGTGGCCCTGATCAAGGGGAAGGGCGGATCCGGGTCGGGCTTCCTGATCGGCCCGGGCACGGTCGCGACCAACTCCCACGTCATCCGGCGGGAGATGATCCGCAACCTCGAGGTCTACTTCCCGTCGGCCGCGGGGGCCGACAAGGGGCCCCATCGCGCGGCGCTCCGCTACGAGGACCCCCGCCGCGACCTGGCGATCCTCGCGATCGAGAGCGGCCTGCCGGCGATCCCGATCGCGAGGTCCCACCGCTTCGCCCGCGGCGAGGACGTGACGATCATCGGCAGCCCGGGCCTGGGGCACGGCCAGCTCCTCCTCCAGAACGCCGTCTGCAAGGGGGTGCTGAGCTCGGAGACGGACATCGACGGCATGCACTACTACCAGCTCAGCGCGGCGGTGAACCCGGGCAACTCCGGCGGGCCGGCCATGAACTCCGCCGGAGAGGTCATCGGCATCGTCACCCTGAAGTCCAGCACCGAGGAGGCCATCGGCTTCTGCATCCCGATCGGCGACGTCGCCGCCGCCCTCCGCGGGCTCGGGGGCCCGGGCGGGGCGGGCGACGAGGCGGCGGCGGCGCGCAAGCACGGCGTGGCGGCCGTCTATCACGGCCTGCACCGCTTCTGCGAGGTCCACGCGAAGGCCCTCAACCTGTACCTGCAAGGGATGGCCGACGCGATGCAGCAGGGCCGGCCGGCGACCGACGGCTTCCGGGCCGCGCGGGAGGCCATCGGCGGCGACCTCCGGCAGGTCGAGGAGGACGCCGACGACCTCAAGGCCGAGCTCGATCGGCTCGGCGGCGACGCGGCCCCGGGGGGGGCGGGCCGCGCCCTGCGGGGACTCTGGGATGCCTACTCGGACATGAAGCGGCTGATCGACCGCCCGCAGGGCACGTTCGAAGGCTTCCGCACCCGGGCCTTCCAGGCGAAGGACCGGTTCGCCAGGGCGTCCGGGAGCGTCGAGGGCGAGCTCGGCCTGAGCCCGGACGACTGACGGCCGCGGGCGCGGGCCCGGTTGACGATCGATCTTATATTCGTATATTGAAATAATCGGGAACCTCCCAGATGAGCATCCGCTTCGCTTGCTCCTGCGGGAAGCAGCTCCAGGCCAGGGACGAGCACGCGGGCCGCAAGTCCCGCTGCCCGGACTGCGGCGCGACGCTCGTCGTCCCCGCGGGCGGCGAGCCCCCGAGCGCGACGCCGACGCCCGCCCCGCCACCGGTCATGCACGTGGACTACGACCCCACCCCGGACCTCGCCGCGACGGCGACGGCGACGATGGCGACGGCGGCGACGCCGAGGCCCGCGGCCGGCCCCTGGGTCGAGGACGACGACCCCGCGCCCGCCGCCAAGGTGCCGGCCCCGCCGCCCCTGCCGCCCGCCGGGGCGGCCGCTCCGGCCTTCGCCCTCCCGCCGTCGCCGTCCCACGCGTCCGCCCTCGGGCTCGCGACGGCCCGGGAGCCCTGGTCGTTCACGCTCGTCGATCGGTACGCGGTCGTCGCGAGGAACTGCGTGCTGGCGGTCTCCGCGGTCCTCATCGGCCTCGCCGCGATGGGGTACGCCTACGAGCTCTACGTCCTGCTCGCCTACCAGGGCCCGGCCAGGATGGGCGTCCTGGGCTTCGCCCTGATGCTAGGGGCCTCCACGCTGGCGTTCCTGCTCGGCGTGGCGCTCTTCCTGCTGGTCTTCGTCCTGCCCATCATGCTCTTCCTGGCGATGCTCCACATCACGGTGGACGGAGCCCGCAGCCTGCGGGCGATCCGGGCCATCCTCGAGAGGCGGGGGTGAACCGATGCCCGAACCCTGGTACGTGAAGCGGGCCGGCCGCGTGCTCGGCCCCTTCGGCGATCCCGAGATCCGGGCGTTGATCGGGCGGGGCACCGTCGACGCCGAGACGCCCGTCCGCCGGGGCACCGACGGCGAGTGGACCCCCGCGGCCTGCGCCGGGCTTCCCGTCGCCGAGGCCGCGCCGGTTGACGCGCGGCCGGCCCCGACCGCGGACGAGCCGGCGACGTGGCACTTCGCGCGCGACGGCGTCCAGTCGGGCCCGCATTCGCTGGCGACGCTGCGCGGGCTCGTCGCGGCCGGGACGCTCGGGCCGGGGGACCTCGCCTGGTCGCCGGGGATGGAGGAGTGGCGGCCCTGCGGGCTGATCCCCGAGCTCGCCTCGGCCCGCCCGGTCGCGACGGCGACGGCGGCCGCCCTCGACGAGCCGGAGGTCGAGGTCGAGGTCGTCGGGGCCGAGGACGCCGGCGCAGGTGCCGGCCGGCCCGCCTGGCTCCTGCCGGCCGTCGCGGCCGTGGTCGGGGTCCTGGCCTGCTCCCTGGGACTCTGGGCGCTGTCGCGATCGACCGGGAAGCCCGGGGCCCGGCCCGCTCCACCGCCCGCGGTCGCCGGGGTCGTCCCGGTCCCCGTGCCGGTCCCGGCCCCGGCCCCGGCCCCGGGCGTCCACGTCGCGCCGTTCCCGCCCGTGCCCCCGCCGTTCGCCGTGCCCCGGGCCACCCCGCCGGCCCCCGCCCCGGCCGCAGCCTTGGCCGCGACCCCGCCGGCCGAGATGCTGATGCGCCAGGTCATGACGTCCATCCGAGGGCGCCGGCTCGAGGAGGCCCGCGAGCTGCTCGCCCGCTACCGCGAGGCGGCGCCGCCGCGGGACGACGGGCTGGCGGACCGGCTGGAGCGGGACATCGAGACGGCGAGCTCCCGGGACGAGGCCGATCGCCTGGCCGCCTCGCTGGACGACGCCTCGCTCCGCGCCTCGGTCGTCAACGGCGGGCGGGCCCTGGCGGAGCGGCTGGGGACGGCCGAGCTGCGGGCGGCCTACCGCACGACCCTGAACCAGGCGCTCCGCCGCGAGCTGGACCGCCGGCGGCCCGGACAGGCGGCCGGCGTGTTGCCCCGCGATGGCGCCTGGCGCGGGATGGCGCCGCGGGACCCCGGCCAGCCCGGCATGGCGCCGATGGGCCGGCGGGGAGCCTCGGAGCCGCAGGTCGCCTCGCTCTCGTCGCAGGGCCGCACCGGCGCGAGCCTCGACGACGTGCTCGCGAAGCCGGCCGAGTTCGTGGGCAAGCCGATCCTCCTGGAAGGCCTGTTCAAGCTCTCCACCCGCGTCGGACCCGTGAAGGATCGCGACCGGCCGATGGGCCTCTCGATGCCGCTGGCGAGGAACGACGAGCGGACCGTCTGCACCGGCGACCGGCCGATCGCGGGGAGCGACCTCTACCTCCTCGTCGACGCGTCGGTCGCGGACCTGCTCCGGCAGGCGGCGGCCAGGCTCGACATGAGGCCGAGCCCCCGCCCGACCTATCGGGCCATCCTCGGGGCCACCGTGCGCCCGGTCGCGGACGACGACCTCCGGGCCGCCGGCCCCGCCCCCGCGACCGGCCCGCTCGCCATCGTGGTGGACGGGCTCGAGGTCCTCGGCCTCTGCGACTACATGAAGGTCGCCGATCACCAGTACGACGA from Aquisphaera giovannonii includes these protein-coding regions:
- a CDS encoding DUF4339 domain-containing protein, whose translation is MPEPWYVKRAGRVLGPFGDPEIRALIGRGTVDAETPVRRGTDGEWTPAACAGLPVAEAAPVDARPAPTADEPATWHFARDGVQSGPHSLATLRGLVAAGTLGPGDLAWSPGMEEWRPCGLIPELASARPVATATAAALDEPEVEVEVVGAEDAGAGAGRPAWLLPAVAAVVGVLACSLGLWALSRSTGKPGARPAPPPAVAGVVPVPVPVPAPAPAPGVHVAPFPPVPPPFAVPRATPPAPAPAAALAATPPAEMLMRQVMTSIRGRRLEEARELLARYREAAPPRDDGLADRLERDIETASSRDEADRLAASLDDASLRASVVNGGRALAERLGTAELRAAYRTTLNQALRRELDRRRPGQAAGVLPRDGAWRGMAPRDPGQPGMAPMGRRGASEPQVASLSSQGRTGASLDDVLAKPAEFVGKPILLEGLFKLSTRVGPVKDRDRPMGLSMPLARNDERTVCTGDRPIAGSDLYLLVDASVADLLRQAAARLDMRPSPRPTYRAILGATVRPVADDDLRAAGPAPATGPLAIVVDGLEVLGLCDYMKVADHQYDEAFRVLAIDRTHAALRYGDGALWVEHFGGEEKFVKPVRQKLQQVQRRLAAEKRQAVAEAAFGQAFAGAMRAADTYNGIRAMQDAAWRRALGAR
- a CDS encoding S1C family serine protease; translation: MGAVGGLAALLAVVLMWRGSDGREAAAAPRLVAGAVPGVPPSIGPALEPARAAAGPAGRPAAAPVAAPEARPLSTREIVERTEASVALIKGKGGSGSGFLIGPGTVATNSHVIRREMIRNLEVYFPSAAGADKGPHRAALRYEDPRRDLAILAIESGLPAIPIARSHRFARGEDVTIIGSPGLGHGQLLLQNAVCKGVLSSETDIDGMHYYQLSAAVNPGNSGGPAMNSAGEVIGIVTLKSSTEEAIGFCIPIGDVAAALRGLGGPGGAGDEAAAARKHGVAAVYHGLHRFCEVHAKALNLYLQGMADAMQQGRPATDGFRAAREAIGGDLRQVEEDADDLKAELDRLGGDAAPGGAGRALRGLWDAYSDMKRLIDRPQGTFEGFRTRAFQAKDRFARASGSVEGELGLSPDD
- a CDS encoding DnaA/Hda family protein — protein: MAHPPTHEPPPPPRDPWEGFLAGPENELAVASMHALARGDREGLSPLLLHGPSGVGKSRLLDGLAAEWIRRRPGDSLARTDAAGFADACFDAANEGASDAPPPGEPGPAPGDVGGLGWAGLRERFRSVGLLIIDDLEGLERIPLACEELIHTLDALDASGGSLAAACRTPPNQWPRTHWPPRLVNRLAGGLAVRVEPPGPALLRRYALERARAGGVVLAAEAVESLASSADGYRTLDGWIARLALGARAAGPRGRTSALKPMDLATVSSILEDEADLATAGWTVERIARFVAARFGVKLSALRGAGRSAAVVEARHLAMHLARSHTALSFAAIGAYFGGRDPATVRHACKAAAARIAADPSIGALSAPLPPPRPRSPE